From a region of the Rathayibacter sp. VKM Ac-2804 genome:
- a CDS encoding glycosyl hydrolase, whose amino-acid sequence MTRRGVTTRASRVRRSPLRRTLLAAALGAALLAPLVTPSPDAAQAFPATSKAAVLQYLQSITGTSIVSGQHNKEPASSPAQYTQQVKDITGQYPGLWGGDLFFTAADAANRQRVVDQAKTEWANGSLVTLAWHACPPTGPSTCAFDGGVKSSITDAQFQQIVTGGTALNATWKQRMSEVVPYLRQLKDAGVPVLFRPFHEMNETWNWWGGRSGANGGAKIYQQMRDYFDSQGLTNLIWVWNVQDNPAGGWAGYYPGANYVDVVSLDVWYKSFPSSGDYQQLQSIAGSKPIAIAEMGKVPDASLLQSQTRWSYFMIWSEQLRGSNTNAAIQSAYFHPRVLNQGELTLP is encoded by the coding sequence ATGACTCGACGAGGAGTCACCACCCGCGCATCCCGCGTCCGCCGCAGCCCGCTGCGCCGCACCCTCCTGGCCGCCGCCCTCGGGGCTGCGCTGCTCGCTCCGCTGGTCACGCCGTCGCCCGACGCGGCGCAGGCGTTCCCGGCGACGTCGAAGGCCGCCGTCCTGCAGTACCTGCAGTCGATCACCGGGACGAGCATCGTCTCGGGCCAGCACAACAAGGAGCCCGCGAGCTCCCCCGCCCAGTACACGCAGCAGGTGAAGGACATCACGGGGCAGTACCCGGGCCTCTGGGGCGGCGATCTGTTCTTCACCGCCGCCGACGCCGCGAACCGCCAGCGCGTCGTCGACCAGGCGAAGACGGAGTGGGCCAACGGCTCGCTCGTCACCCTCGCCTGGCACGCGTGCCCGCCGACCGGGCCGAGCACCTGCGCGTTCGACGGCGGCGTCAAGAGCAGCATCACGGACGCGCAGTTCCAGCAGATCGTGACCGGCGGCACGGCGCTCAATGCGACGTGGAAGCAGCGCATGAGCGAGGTCGTGCCGTACCTGCGGCAGCTGAAGGACGCCGGCGTCCCCGTGCTGTTCCGGCCGTTCCACGAGATGAACGAGACCTGGAACTGGTGGGGCGGCCGCTCCGGCGCGAACGGCGGCGCGAAGATCTACCAGCAGATGCGCGACTACTTCGACTCCCAGGGCCTGACCAACCTGATCTGGGTCTGGAACGTGCAGGACAACCCCGCGGGCGGCTGGGCGGGCTACTACCCGGGCGCGAACTACGTCGACGTCGTGTCGCTGGACGTCTGGTACAAGAGCTTCCCGAGCTCCGGCGACTACCAGCAGCTGCAGTCGATCGCCGGCTCCAAGCCGATCGCGATCGCCGAGATGGGGAAGGTGCCGGACGCGTCGCTGCTGCAGAGCCAGACGCGCTGGTCGTACTTCATGATCTGGTCGGAGCAGCTGCGCGGCAGCAACACGAACGCCGCCATCCAGAGCGCCTACTTCCACCCCCGCGTCCTCAACCAGGGCGAGCTGACGCTGCCCTGA
- a CDS encoding S-(hydroxymethyl)mycothiol dehydrogenase yields the protein MPTTVSGVIARSKGAPVELVDIVVPDPGPGEAVVDIETCGVCHTDYHYREGGISDDFPFLLGHEAAGRVSAIGEGVTHVAVGDFVVLNWRAVCGECRACVRAEPWYCFNTFNASQKMTLTDGTELSPALGIGAFAEKTLVHAKQCTKVDPDADPAAVGLLGCGIMAGLGAAMNTGNVTRGDSVAVIGCGGVGTAAVVGAKLAGASTIIAIDRDPKKLIKAEELGATHAIDSSGLDEVGVVAAVQALTDGFGADVVIDAVGRPETWRQAFYARDLAGTVVLVGVPTPEMTLEIPLLDVFGRGGSLKSSWYGDCLPERDFPMLTDLYLQGRLPLDEFVTERIGIRDIEQAFTTMAGGDVLRSVVVL from the coding sequence ATGCCCACCACTGTGAGCGGCGTCATCGCCCGGTCGAAGGGGGCTCCCGTCGAGCTCGTCGACATCGTCGTCCCCGATCCGGGACCCGGCGAGGCCGTCGTCGACATCGAGACCTGCGGTGTCTGCCACACCGACTACCACTACCGCGAGGGCGGGATCAGCGACGACTTCCCGTTCCTGCTCGGCCACGAGGCCGCGGGCCGGGTCAGCGCGATCGGCGAGGGCGTCACCCACGTCGCGGTCGGCGACTTCGTCGTGCTCAACTGGCGCGCCGTCTGCGGCGAGTGCCGCGCCTGCGTCCGCGCCGAGCCCTGGTACTGCTTCAACACCTTCAACGCCTCGCAGAAGATGACCCTCACGGACGGCACCGAGCTCAGCCCGGCGCTGGGCATCGGCGCCTTCGCCGAGAAGACGCTCGTGCACGCCAAGCAGTGCACGAAGGTCGACCCGGACGCCGACCCCGCCGCCGTCGGCCTGCTCGGCTGCGGCATCATGGCGGGCCTCGGCGCCGCGATGAACACCGGCAACGTCACCCGCGGCGACTCCGTGGCCGTCATCGGCTGCGGCGGAGTGGGCACCGCGGCCGTCGTCGGCGCGAAGCTCGCCGGCGCGAGCACGATCATCGCGATCGACCGCGACCCCAAGAAGCTCATCAAGGCCGAGGAGCTCGGCGCCACCCACGCGATCGACTCCAGCGGACTCGACGAGGTCGGCGTGGTCGCCGCCGTGCAGGCGCTGACAGACGGCTTCGGCGCGGACGTCGTGATCGACGCGGTCGGCCGCCCCGAGACCTGGCGCCAGGCGTTCTACGCCCGCGACCTCGCCGGCACCGTCGTGCTCGTCGGCGTGCCGACGCCCGAGATGACCCTCGAGATCCCGCTGCTGGACGTCTTCGGCCGCGGTGGCTCGCTGAAGTCGAGCTGGTACGGCGACTGCCTGCCCGAGCGCGACTTCCCGATGCTCACCGACCTGTATCTGCAGGGCCGCCTGCCGCTCGACGAGTTCGTGACCGAGCGGATCGGCATCCGCGACATCGAGCAGGCCTTCACCACGATGGCCGGCGGCGACGTGCTCCGCTCGGTGGTGGTGCTCTGA
- a CDS encoding MBL fold metallo-hydrolase: MGARIDHLVTSGTFALDGGTWDVDNNVWIVGDDTECVVIDAAHDAEAILAAVGDRTLRAVLLTHAHTDHIDAVAALLESVDVPVLLHEGDRVLWDAFYPDSAPSGALEDGQRISVGGTDLEVRHTPGHTPGAVCFVAAELGTVFTGDTLFQGGPGATGRSYSSFPTIIDSITDRLLTLPDDTVVRTGHGPTTTIGAEKPDREAWIARGH, encoded by the coding sequence ATGGGCGCCCGCATCGACCACCTCGTCACCAGCGGCACCTTCGCCCTCGACGGCGGGACCTGGGACGTGGACAACAACGTCTGGATCGTCGGCGACGACACGGAGTGTGTCGTCATCGACGCGGCGCATGACGCGGAGGCGATCCTCGCGGCCGTCGGCGACCGCACGCTGCGCGCGGTGCTGCTCACGCACGCGCACACCGACCACATCGACGCGGTCGCCGCGCTGCTGGAGTCCGTCGACGTGCCGGTGCTGCTGCACGAGGGCGACCGCGTGCTCTGGGACGCGTTCTACCCCGACTCCGCGCCGAGCGGCGCGCTCGAGGACGGCCAGCGGATCAGCGTCGGTGGCACCGATCTCGAGGTGCGGCACACGCCCGGGCACACGCCGGGAGCCGTCTGCTTCGTGGCGGCCGAGCTGGGCACCGTCTTCACCGGGGACACGCTGTTCCAGGGCGGACCCGGCGCGACCGGCCGCTCCTACAGCTCCTTCCCGACGATCATCGACTCGATCACGGACCGGCTGCTGACGCTGCCGGACGACACGGTCGTCCGCACCGGCCACGGCCCGACGACCACCATCGGTGCGGAGAAGCCCGACCGCGAGGCCTGGATCGCGCGCGGTCACTGA
- the pnuC gene encoding nicotinamide riboside transporter PnuC, with product MQIVDWLFDAQIVIGDQTVLWREVIGNVFGLLSALGGMRRKVWAWPVGIFGNALLFTVFMGALFDTPNPVNLLGQAGRQIMFIIVSIYGWYRWTHRPSDATTLISPRWASWRTRGLLVLGMIGGTAILTPVFRALGSYEPVWSDAWIFVGSLLATYGMAKGWVEFWLIWVAVDIVGVPLLFSAGYYASGLMYVFYGAFTLLGFFVWMKEGRRPSAAPVTVG from the coding sequence GTGCAGATCGTGGACTGGCTGTTCGACGCGCAGATCGTCATCGGCGACCAGACAGTGCTCTGGCGCGAGGTCATCGGCAACGTCTTCGGTCTGCTGAGCGCCCTCGGCGGCATGCGGCGCAAGGTCTGGGCGTGGCCGGTCGGCATCTTCGGCAACGCACTGCTCTTCACCGTCTTCATGGGCGCGCTGTTCGACACCCCGAACCCCGTGAACCTGCTCGGCCAGGCCGGCCGCCAGATCATGTTCATCATCGTGAGCATCTACGGCTGGTACCGCTGGACGCACCGCCCCAGCGACGCGACCACGCTGATCTCGCCGCGCTGGGCCTCCTGGCGCACCCGCGGACTGCTGGTGCTCGGCATGATCGGCGGCACCGCGATCCTCACCCCGGTGTTCCGCGCGCTCGGCTCCTACGAGCCCGTGTGGAGCGACGCCTGGATCTTCGTCGGCTCGCTGCTCGCCACCTACGGCATGGCCAAGGGCTGGGTCGAGTTCTGGCTGATCTGGGTCGCCGTCGACATCGTCGGCGTCCCGCTGCTCTTCTCGGCCGGCTACTACGCCTCCGGCCTGATGTACGTCTTCTACGGCGCCTTCACCCTGCTCGGCTTCTTCGTCTGGATGAAGGAGGGGCGCCGCCCGTCGGCCGCCCCGGTCACCGTCGGCTGA